One genomic window of Bacillus mycoides includes the following:
- a CDS encoding LysR family transcriptional regulator, producing the protein MNIENIEAFIYVCQLGSFNKAAEALYLTQPSVTARIQSLEREINIKLFHRNGNKISLTEKGEYFFPHAQKILQSYQEAKYGLQQVTIPYDLVIGSALSISNNILPEILPGFKSEFKDVRIKIVTGHSQDILQKVINKEVDFGIVRTEKHPQVESIRLYNDPIGLFVPRNHIFLKEEKVTIEHVSKQPLIFFDYGSMDWLMIHRLFSSNDVSPTISLEVDNMETAKNLVIQGMGISFLPEHCVKQELENGELIRVEMTPPVKINISIDFIYLKGRPKSVFIDFLKEKMCK; encoded by the coding sequence ATGAATATTGAAAATATTGAAGCTTTTATATATGTTTGTCAACTTGGTAGTTTCAATAAAGCTGCCGAAGCTCTTTATTTAACCCAACCTTCTGTAACAGCACGTATCCAATCACTTGAACGTGAAATTAATATAAAGCTTTTTCATCGAAATGGCAATAAGATTTCTTTAACTGAAAAAGGAGAGTATTTTTTTCCACATGCACAAAAAATTTTGCAATCTTATCAGGAAGCTAAGTATGGGTTGCAACAAGTAACAATCCCATATGACTTGGTAATTGGGAGTGCTTTATCAATATCTAATAATATCCTCCCTGAAATTTTACCTGGTTTCAAATCTGAATTTAAGGATGTTAGAATAAAAATTGTAACTGGTCATTCACAAGACATCTTACAGAAGGTTATTAATAAAGAAGTTGACTTTGGCATCGTACGAACAGAAAAACATCCTCAAGTAGAATCAATCCGTCTTTATAATGACCCTATTGGCCTTTTTGTGCCTCGAAATCATATATTTTTAAAAGAAGAAAAAGTAACAATAGAACATGTAAGTAAACAACCCCTTATCTTCTTTGATTATGGATCAATGGATTGGCTCATGATTCATCGGCTATTTTCAAGTAATGATGTAAGCCCGACTATATCTTTAGAAGTAGATAATATGGAAACAGCGAAAAATTTAGTGATACAAGGGATGGGCATTAGCTTCTTGCCTGAACATTGTGTCAAACAAGAATTAGAAAATGGAGAATTGATCCGAGTGGAAATGACACCTCCAGTGAAAATTAATATTAGTATTGATTTTATCTATTTAAAAGGCAGACCAAAATCTGTTTTTATTGACTTTTTAAAAGAGAAGATGTGTAAATAA
- a CDS encoding MarR family winged helix-turn-helix transcriptional regulator → MKREDALKLRTDIKKMIIITGVFESQNLPNGPFEKPLPTSQMMALEELEVEKLTVWQLSNKLRLETSTVSRLVDKLVKKGLIYREVNEKNRRELFLHLTEKGHITVNCLREQSITFYQSILNNLSESEQKIVVDGFELFIDSISKPFD, encoded by the coding sequence TTGAAAAGAGAAGATGCCTTAAAACTAAGAACAGATATTAAGAAAATGATTATAATAACTGGGGTTTTTGAATCTCAAAATTTGCCCAATGGACCATTTGAAAAACCTTTACCAACTTCTCAAATGATGGCGTTAGAGGAACTAGAGGTGGAAAAATTAACTGTTTGGCAACTATCCAATAAACTTAGATTAGAGACTTCAACTGTAAGTAGATTGGTAGATAAGTTAGTAAAAAAGGGGCTTATTTATCGTGAAGTAAATGAAAAAAATAGAAGAGAACTTTTTCTGCACCTCACAGAAAAAGGTCACATAACTGTTAATTGCTTAAGAGAGCAATCCATTACATTTTATCAAAGTATTCTCAATAATTTATCAGAATCAGAACAAAAAATAGTTGTGGATGGTTTTGAATTATTTATTGATTCTATTTCTAAGCCTTTTGATTAG
- a CDS encoding acetyl-CoA carboxylase carboxyltransferase subunit alpha: MSLDFERPIIELKEKFDELKKIMKENNVDLSSEIHVLEKRLNKMQDKIYSNITPFQRVQIARLRNRPTTLDYIPLLFTNFLELHGDRLYGDDKAMIGGIAKFKGMPVTVIGHQRGRNTKESIERNFGMAHPEGYRKALRLMKQADKFNRPIITFIDTIGAYPGKGSEERGISEAIARNLFEMATLKVPIVCIVIGEASSGGALGISVGNHIHMLEYSWYSVISPEGAASILWKDAKYAPEAAEHMKISAKDLKHLGIIDEIIPEIKGGAQNDIKSQAKMIESVIESSLKKLILLSSEELIQQRYEKYRQIENYK, encoded by the coding sequence ATGAGTTTGGATTTTGAACGTCCTATTATTGAATTAAAAGAGAAATTTGATGAATTAAAGAAAATTATGAAAGAAAATAATGTAGATTTATCGTCAGAAATTCATGTATTAGAAAAACGTTTAAATAAAATGCAAGATAAAATTTATTCTAATATTACACCTTTTCAACGAGTTCAAATTGCAAGGCTACGTAACCGGCCCACGACATTGGACTATATACCTTTATTGTTTACAAACTTTCTCGAACTTCATGGTGATCGATTATATGGTGATGATAAAGCAATGATAGGTGGTATTGCAAAATTTAAAGGGATGCCCGTTACGGTTATTGGTCATCAAAGAGGTAGAAATACAAAGGAAAGTATAGAAAGAAATTTTGGAATGGCACATCCAGAAGGTTATAGAAAAGCGCTAAGACTTATGAAACAAGCTGATAAATTTAATCGCCCTATTATTACATTTATTGATACAATAGGCGCCTATCCAGGGAAAGGGTCTGAAGAACGTGGAATTTCTGAAGCGATAGCTCGAAATCTATTTGAAATGGCTACACTTAAAGTGCCAATTGTTTGTATTGTAATTGGAGAGGCATCAAGTGGTGGAGCTCTTGGCATTAGTGTCGGTAACCATATCCATATGTTAGAGTATTCATGGTACTCGGTAATTTCGCCAGAAGGAGCAGCATCTATCCTATGGAAGGACGCTAAGTATGCTCCAGAAGCTGCTGAACATATGAAAATTTCAGCAAAAGATTTAAAACATTTAGGAATTATTGATGAAATCATTCCTGAAATTAAAGGTGGAGCACAAAATGATATAAAATCACAGGCAAAAATGATTGAATCTGTAATCGAATCATCTCTAAAAAAATTGATACTATTATCCTCGGAAGAGCTTATACAACAGCGATATGAAAAGTATAGACAAATAGAGAATTATAAATGA